In uncultured Devosia sp., a genomic segment contains:
- a CDS encoding purine-nucleoside phosphorylase codes for MTKASKTIQKIAGKEPIAAAIVLGSGLSAIGELMGDKVTIPYSELKGFPGGGVSGHGRDLLIGTMGGKRVAVLTGREHYYEHGNPAAMRPALEAMAELGAETLLLTNSAGSLDERFRPGDLMMLSDHINYAGANPLIGEPTDRRFVNMVDCYAPDLRAKASALAERLDIKIGEGIYLWYSGPSFETVAEIQMAIRLGANAVGMSTAPEVILGRFLGMKVWACSSITNMGAGLSSEKISHEHTKTMAVQGADKLKKLIPALVEEL; via the coding sequence ATGACCAAAGCCTCGAAGACGATCCAGAAGATCGCGGGCAAGGAACCCATCGCTGCCGCCATCGTGCTCGGCTCCGGCCTTTCGGCCATTGGCGAGCTGATGGGCGACAAGGTGACCATCCCCTATTCCGAGCTCAAGGGCTTTCCTGGCGGCGGCGTCTCCGGCCATGGCCGTGATCTGCTGATCGGCACCATGGGTGGCAAGCGCGTGGCCGTGCTCACCGGCCGCGAACACTATTACGAACACGGCAATCCCGCCGCCATGCGCCCGGCGCTCGAGGCCATGGCCGAGCTGGGGGCAGAGACACTGCTGCTGACCAATTCGGCCGGCTCGCTCGACGAGCGCTTCCGGCCCGGCGACCTGATGATGCTCTCCGATCACATCAACTATGCCGGCGCCAATCCCCTGATCGGCGAGCCCACCGACCGCCGCTTTGTGAACATGGTCGATTGTTACGCTCCCGACCTGCGCGCCAAGGCATCGGCTCTCGCCGAACGCCTCGACATCAAGATCGGCGAGGGCATCTACCTCTGGTATTCCGGCCCGAGCTTCGAGACCGTCGCCGAAATCCAGATGGCCATCCGTCTCGGCGCCAATGCCGTCGGCATGTCCACGGCACCCGAAGTCATCCTCGGGCGTTTCCTGGGCATGAAGGTCTGGGCTTGCTCGTCCATCACCAATATGGGCGCTGGCCTCTCGAGCGAAAAAATCAGCCATGAGCACACCAAGACCATGGCAGTGCAGGGCGCGGACAAGTTGAAGAAACTGATCCCCGCGCTGGTGGAGGAACTATGA
- the deoC gene encoding deoxyribose-phosphate aldolase — protein sequence MSLKVVDNTSVETPHKRNPGFPLDLDWVERVRMNRSALERRAGSIGARRTVKKDYQLAWLLKAITLIDLTTLNADDTDGRVERLCAKARTPLRSDIREKLDLGNLRILPGAVCVYHTFVHTAVEALKGTGIPVAAVSTAFPHGLAPVETKLKEIEASVADGAEEIDIVIERGMVLRGDWQALYDQVRAFRKACGDAHIKTILGTGELATQTNIAKASLVCMMAGADFIKTSTGKEKVNANLVTSLTMIRMIRWFHEETGIEIGYKPAGGIATAGDAVKYMALMKEELGTHWLQPHLFRFGASSLLTDIERQLEHGLTGHYAADYRQPLV from the coding sequence ATGAGCCTCAAGGTCGTCGACAACACATCGGTGGAAACGCCGCACAAACGCAATCCCGGCTTCCCGCTCGATCTCGACTGGGTCGAACGCGTCCGCATGAACCGCTCGGCACTGGAGCGCCGTGCTGGCTCCATCGGCGCCCGCCGCACCGTCAAGAAGGACTATCAGCTGGCCTGGCTGCTCAAGGCCATCACGCTGATCGACCTGACCACGCTCAATGCCGACGATACCGATGGCCGCGTTGAGCGCCTCTGCGCCAAGGCCCGCACGCCGCTCCGCTCGGACATCCGCGAAAAGCTCGACCTGGGCAACCTGCGCATCCTGCCCGGTGCAGTCTGCGTCTACCACACCTTCGTCCATACCGCCGTCGAAGCCCTCAAGGGCACCGGCATTCCCGTCGCCGCTGTCTCGACCGCCTTCCCGCATGGCCTCGCTCCGGTCGAGACCAAGCTCAAGGAGATCGAAGCCTCCGTCGCCGATGGCGCCGAGGAGATCGACATCGTCATCGAGCGCGGCATGGTGCTGCGTGGCGACTGGCAAGCGCTCTACGATCAGGTCCGCGCCTTCCGCAAGGCCTGCGGCGATGCCCATATCAAGACCATCCTGGGCACCGGCGAACTCGCCACCCAGACCAATATCGCCAAGGCATCGCTCGTCTGCATGATGGCCGGCGCCGATTTCATCAAGACCTCGACCGGCAAGGAAAAGGTCAATGCCAATCTCGTCACTTCGCTGACCATGATCCGCATGATCCGCTGGTTCCACGAAGAGACCGGCATCGAGATTGGTTACAAACCTGCTGGCGGCATTGCGACCGCCGGTGACGCAGTCAAGTATATGGCGCTGATGAAGGAAGAGCTGGGCACCCACTGGCTGCAACCGCATCTCTTCCGCTTCGGTGCCAGCTCGTTGCTGACCGATATCGAACGTCAGCTCGAGCATGGCCTGACCGGCCACTATGCCGCTGACTACAGGCAGCCTCTCGTCTGA
- a CDS encoding aldehyde dehydrogenase family protein, whose product MNKIAQIFQSLDYGPAPEGPEQANAWLDSHGRKFGHFIDGKWTKPGTTFASDNPANGDKLADITDGTADDVNAAVKAARAAFGPWSALSGYERGKYLYAIARAVQKHARLFAVLETMDNGKPIRESRDVDIPLVARHFYHHAGWAQHLSREFPDAVPYGVCGQIIPWNFPLLMLAWKIAPALAAGNTVILKPAEFTSLTALLFAEICERVGLPKGVVNIVTGAGETGQAIVAHEDIDKIAFTGSTEVGKAIRAATAGTGKGLSLELGGKSPYIVFEDADIDSAIEGLVDAIWFNQGQVCCAGSRLLVQESIEERFIAKLKKRMASLRTGDPLDKSIDIGALVAPVQVERIRDLMKRGTAEGAVVYEAEGPVPAKGCFLKPALVTNVSPANTLVAEEIFGPVLVAMSFRTPEEAVALANNTKYGLAATIWSENINLALDIAPKIKAGVVWINGTNNFDAAVGFGGYKESGFGREGGREGMSAYLKPSWEKALKAAPSAKPVVAKAANPLDASHVDQTAKMYIGGKQARPDSAYTRPVLDASGKLIGEVGEGNRKDIRNAVEAARAALGWSTTAAHSRAQILYFLAENLDYRRDEFAARIKAQTGEDGAAEVAASVERLFAFAGWADKYDGAVHNPPLRAVAAAMVEPIGVLGIVAPTNLPLLGSIALIAPALAMGNPVVLVPSSQSPLSLTDLYQVIETSDVPNGVINIVTGDSATLAKTLAEHDGVDALWYAGDAETSTTVEKASVTNLKQTWTTRGLSYDLTDRRFEGDYFLAKATQIKNVWIPYGA is encoded by the coding sequence ATGAACAAGATCGCCCAGATTTTCCAGTCGCTCGACTACGGTCCGGCACCCGAAGGCCCCGAACAGGCCAATGCCTGGCTCGATAGCCATGGCCGCAAGTTCGGCCATTTCATCGACGGCAAGTGGACCAAGCCCGGCACCACCTTCGCCAGCGACAATCCGGCCAATGGCGACAAGCTCGCCGACATCACCGACGGCACCGCTGACGACGTCAACGCTGCGGTGAAAGCCGCTCGCGCCGCCTTTGGCCCCTGGTCGGCCCTCAGTGGTTATGAGCGCGGCAAATATCTCTATGCCATCGCCCGCGCCGTGCAGAAACACGCTCGCCTCTTCGCTGTCCTCGAAACCATGGACAATGGCAAGCCGATCCGCGAGAGCCGCGATGTCGATATCCCGCTGGTCGCCCGCCATTTCTACCACCACGCCGGCTGGGCCCAGCATCTGTCCCGTGAATTCCCCGATGCCGTGCCCTATGGCGTCTGCGGCCAGATCATCCCGTGGAATTTCCCGCTGCTGATGCTGGCGTGGAAGATCGCTCCGGCCCTCGCTGCCGGCAATACGGTCATCCTCAAGCCCGCCGAATTCACCTCGCTCACCGCCTTGCTCTTTGCCGAGATCTGCGAGCGCGTCGGCCTGCCCAAGGGCGTCGTCAACATCGTCACCGGCGCCGGCGAAACCGGCCAGGCCATCGTGGCGCATGAAGATATCGACAAGATCGCCTTCACCGGCTCGACCGAAGTCGGCAAGGCCATCCGCGCCGCAACGGCCGGCACCGGCAAGGGCCTCTCGCTCGAACTGGGCGGCAAGAGCCCCTACATCGTCTTCGAAGACGCCGATATCGACAGTGCCATCGAAGGCCTCGTCGATGCCATCTGGTTCAACCAGGGCCAGGTCTGCTGCGCCGGCTCTCGCCTTCTCGTGCAGGAAAGCATCGAAGAACGCTTCATTGCCAAGCTCAAGAAGCGCATGGCGAGCCTGCGTACCGGCGACCCGCTCGACAAATCGATCGACATCGGCGCCCTCGTCGCCCCGGTCCAGGTCGAGCGCATCCGCGACCTGATGAAGCGCGGCACCGCCGAAGGCGCCGTGGTTTACGAAGCCGAAGGCCCCGTTCCCGCCAAGGGCTGCTTCCTCAAGCCCGCGCTCGTCACCAATGTCTCGCCCGCCAACACCCTGGTGGCCGAAGAAATCTTCGGGCCCGTGCTGGTCGCCATGAGCTTCCGCACGCCCGAAGAGGCCGTGGCTCTCGCCAACAACACCAAGTACGGCCTCGCCGCCACCATCTGGAGCGAGAACATCAATCTCGCCCTCGATATCGCCCCCAAGATCAAGGCCGGCGTGGTCTGGATCAACGGCACCAATAACTTTGACGCCGCCGTCGGCTTCGGCGGCTACAAGGAAAGCGGCTTCGGTCGTGAAGGCGGCCGCGAAGGCATGAGCGCCTATCTAAAGCCGTCTTGGGAAAAGGCTCTCAAGGCCGCGCCATCCGCCAAGCCTGTCGTCGCCAAGGCGGCCAACCCGCTCGACGCCAGCCATGTCGACCAGACCGCCAAGATGTATATCGGCGGCAAGCAGGCCCGCCCCGACAGCGCCTACACCCGTCCCGTGCTCGATGCCTCCGGCAAGCTGATCGGCGAAGTGGGCGAAGGCAATCGGAAGGATATTCGCAACGCCGTCGAAGCGGCCCGCGCCGCCTTGGGCTGGTCGACCACAGCGGCCCATTCCCGCGCGCAAATCCTCTATTTCCTCGCCGAAAACCTCGACTATCGCCGCGACGAATTTGCCGCCCGCATCAAGGCACAGACCGGCGAAGATGGGGCAGCCGAAGTCGCAGCCTCCGTCGAACGCCTCTTCGCCTTCGCCGGCTGGGCCGACAAATACGACGGCGCCGTGCACAATCCCCCGCTCCGCGCCGTAGCCGCCGCCATGGTCGAACCCATCGGCGTTCTGGGCATTGTCGCGCCCACGAACCTGCCGCTCCTCGGCTCCATCGCCCTCATCGCCCCGGCGCTCGCCATGGGCAATCCGGTCGTGCTCGTGCCCTCGTCGCAGTCGCCGCTTTCGCTGACCGACCTCTATCAGGTCATCGAAACCTCCGACGTGCCCAATGGCGTCATCAATATCGTCACCGGCGACAGCGCCACCCTGGCGAAAACCCTCGCCGAACACGATGGCGTCGACGCCCTCTGGTACGCCGGCGATGCCGAAACCTCGACCACGGTCGAAAAGGCCTCGGTGACCAATCTGAAACAGACCTGGACCACCCGCGGCCTAAGCTACGACCTGACGGACCGTCGCTTCGAAGGCGACTACTTTCTCGCGAAAGCCACCCAGATCAAGAACGTCTGGATTCCCTACGGGGCGTAA
- the deoA gene encoding thymidine phosphorylase: MTFLPQEVILKKRNGEVLPSEDIARFIAGFAEGTVSHAQAAAFAMAVYFQDMTMPERVALTVAMRDSGTVLDWSDLDGPVADKHSTGGVGDNVSLMLAPILAAIGIYVPMISGRGLGHTGGTLDKFDAIPGYQTSPDNTLFRKVVKDVGCAIIGQTADLAPADKTLYAIRDVTGTVESISLITASILAKKLAAGLGALILDVKTGSGAFMPTLDKSRDLARSLVEVANGAGLKTGALITDMNEPLASAAGNGLEVRNAVDFLTGKHQDARLREVTLALCAEVAIMTGVAADANSARKLVDDALDSGRATERFAQMVSALGGPTDFVEQMDRHLAPANIVRDVFATGQGTVTEIDTRGVGMAVVALGGGRTTPTDSIDFTVGFDRLLPLGAKADAQTPIARIHARDEASAADAEARLRAAYRLGDRAPTFPLIADTIAPTV, encoded by the coding sequence ATGACCTTCCTCCCCCAAGAAGTCATCCTCAAGAAGCGCAATGGCGAAGTCCTGCCTTCCGAAGACATCGCTCGCTTCATCGCGGGCTTTGCCGAAGGCACTGTCTCCCACGCCCAAGCCGCCGCCTTCGCCATGGCCGTCTATTTCCAGGACATGACCATGCCCGAGCGCGTGGCGCTGACTGTCGCGATGCGCGATAGCGGCACGGTGCTCGACTGGTCCGATCTCGACGGCCCCGTGGCCGACAAGCATTCGACCGGCGGCGTCGGTGACAATGTCTCCCTGATGCTGGCGCCGATTCTTGCCGCCATCGGCATTTACGTCCCCATGATCTCGGGCCGTGGCCTCGGCCATACCGGCGGCACGCTCGACAAGTTCGATGCCATTCCCGGCTATCAGACCAGCCCCGACAACACCCTGTTCCGCAAGGTGGTCAAGGATGTGGGCTGCGCCATCATCGGCCAGACCGCAGACCTCGCCCCGGCCGACAAGACGCTCTACGCCATTCGCGACGTCACCGGCACGGTGGAGTCCATCTCGCTGATCACCGCCTCCATCCTCGCCAAGAAACTGGCGGCAGGGCTCGGCGCGCTGATCCTCGACGTCAAGACCGGCTCGGGCGCCTTCATGCCCACGCTGGACAAGTCGCGCGATCTCGCCAGAAGCCTGGTGGAAGTCGCCAATGGCGCCGGCCTCAAGACCGGCGCCCTGATCACCGACATGAACGAGCCTCTGGCCTCCGCTGCCGGCAATGGCCTCGAAGTCCGCAATGCCGTCGATTTCCTGACGGGCAAGCATCAGGATGCCCGCCTGCGCGAGGTCACCCTCGCCCTCTGCGCCGAGGTCGCCATCATGACGGGTGTCGCGGCTGACGCAAATTCTGCCCGCAAGCTGGTCGATGACGCCCTCGATAGCGGCCGCGCCACCGAGCGTTTCGCGCAAATGGTATCGGCCCTCGGCGGCCCTACGGACTTCGTCGAACAGATGGATCGTCACTTGGCCCCGGCCAACATCGTCCGCGATGTCTTCGCCACCGGGCAGGGGACTGTAACCGAAATCGACACCCGCGGTGTCGGCATGGCCGTGGTTGCCCTCGGCGGTGGCCGCACCACGCCGACTGACAGCATCGACTTCACGGTCGGTTTCGATCGGCTCCTTCCGCTCGGCGCAAAGGCGGACGCGCAGACCCCGATTGCGCGTATCCATGCCCGCGACGAGGCCAGCGCGGCCGATGCGGAAGCGCGGCTGAGGGCCGCCTATCGCCTGGGTGATCGGGCGCCTACATTTCCGTTGATCGCCGATACCATCGCCCCCACCGTCTGA